The Emcibacteraceae bacterium genome window below encodes:
- a CDS encoding ATP-binding protein, whose protein sequence is TERFYRVDTARSRSLGGTGLGLAIVKHIIQRHEGKLKIESEVGHYTKVTVLLPEKQ, encoded by the coding sequence ACTGAACGGTTTTACAGGGTTGATACTGCCCGCTCCCGAAGCCTTGGAGGCACCGGTCTTGGACTTGCCATTGTTAAACATATTATCCAGCGCCACGAAGGAAAACTTAAAATCGAAAGCGAAGTCGGGCACTATACGAAAGTGACAGTTTTGTTACCAGAAAAGCAGTAA
- the phoB gene encoding phosphate regulon transcriptional regulator PhoB, whose protein sequence is MSAKILLVEDDASLTELIRYNLESEGYDVMVEVDGEQGLLSAIENTPDLILLDWMLPNLSGIEICRRIRRDKNTRNTPVIMLTARSEENDRIRGLDTGADDYITKPFSPKELIARIKAMFRRIRPALSEQSLEYGGIEMDLSMRKVCRDGVPIHLGPTEFNILKFFMENPQRVFSREQLLDMVWGNDIYVEARTIDVHIRRLRKALNDGNKKNIIRTVRSAGYSLDTNI, encoded by the coding sequence ATGTCTGCAAAAATTCTTCTTGTTGAAGACGACGCAAGCCTGACCGAACTTATCAGATACAATCTGGAATCAGAAGGCTATGATGTTATGGTTGAAGTTGATGGCGAACAGGGGTTACTGAGTGCCATTGAAAATACACCTGACCTGATCCTGCTGGACTGGATGCTGCCAAACTTATCCGGCATTGAAATCTGCCGCCGCATTCGTCGTGATAAAAACACTCGCAACACACCGGTTATCATGCTCACTGCCCGCAGCGAGGAAAATGACCGTATTCGCGGCCTGGATACAGGCGCCGATGACTATATCACCAAACCCTTTTCGCCCAAGGAACTGATCGCTCGCATAAAAGCCATGTTCAGACGCATCAGACCGGCCCTCAGTGAACAATCGCTTGAATATGGCGGCATCGAAATGGACCTGTCCATGAGAAAAGTCTGCCGTGATGGCGTGCCAATTCATCTTGGCCCTACTGAATTTAATATCCTGAAATTCTTCATGGAAAATCCGCAAAGGGTATTTTCCCGTGAACAGCTTCTTGATATGGTCTGGGGCAACGATATTTATGTGGAAGCCAGAACAATTGATGTTCATATCCGCCGCCTCAGGAAAGCCCTGAACGACGGGAACAAGAAAAATATTATCCGTACTGTGCGCAGTGCCGGATATTCACTTGATACAAATATTTAA
- a CDS encoding FemAB family PEP-CTERM system-associated protein encodes MTEIKRLNILAGCTDWDRYVMMHDHGSVFHLSAWGRSVHKSMGHDYYYLYAEKDGAICGILPLIHIKSRLFGNSLVSVAFSVGGGPLFDDAETLKLLDAYAKKIADDLAVDAMEYRQVQRCHDDWPIKAETYSTFRKNLSADNEENMLAIPRKQRAMVRKGINFGLTYEIDETVDRLYHLYSTSVRNLGTPVFPIALFKALKDEFKDDCEILTVCSPEGKAISSVMSFYFKNEIIPYYGGGGVDARTYAANDFMYWSVMEHAVSARGVTLFDFGRSKNGTGAFSFKKNWGFDPTPLEYEYYLREGDDIPEVNPLNPKYQLMIKTWQKLPLPVANFVGPFIARSLG; translated from the coding sequence GTGACTGAAATTAAACGCTTAAACATATTGGCCGGCTGCACGGACTGGGATCGTTATGTGATGATGCATGATCATGGGAGCGTCTTTCACCTATCGGCCTGGGGGCGGAGTGTCCATAAAAGTATGGGCCACGATTATTATTATCTTTATGCTGAAAAGGATGGGGCAATCTGTGGTATTCTGCCGCTTATTCACATTAAAAGCCGGCTGTTTGGCAATTCACTGGTTTCTGTGGCATTTTCCGTCGGTGGCGGACCATTGTTTGATGATGCTGAAACACTAAAGCTATTGGATGCGTATGCCAAGAAGATTGCGGATGATCTGGCTGTTGATGCCATGGAATACCGTCAGGTCCAAAGATGTCATGATGACTGGCCGATCAAGGCGGAAACATATTCTACTTTTCGGAAAAATTTAAGCGCAGATAACGAAGAAAATATGCTGGCAATTCCGCGCAAACAGCGAGCTATGGTGCGAAAAGGCATCAATTTCGGTTTGACATATGAAATCGATGAGACGGTTGACAGGCTATATCATCTCTATTCAACCAGTGTCCGGAACCTTGGCACTCCGGTCTTTCCAATAGCTTTATTTAAAGCGTTAAAAGATGAATTTAAGGATGACTGCGAAATTCTCACGGTTTGTTCACCGGAAGGAAAGGCCATTTCCAGCGTTATGAGCTTTTATTTTAAAAATGAAATTATCCCCTATTACGGTGGTGGCGGGGTGGATGCACGCACCTATGCGGCCAATGATTTTATGTATTGGTCCGTCATGGAACATGCGGTTTCAGCGCGCGGTGTTACCCTGTTTGATTTCGGTCGCAGCAAAAATGGCACAGGGGCATTTAGTTTCAAGAAAAACTGGGGTTTTGATCCAACACCACTTGAATATGAATATTATCTAAGGGAAGGGGACGACATCCCCGAAGTTAATCCGCTGAACCCTAAATATCAGCTGATGATTAAAACCTGGCAGAAGCTGCCGTTACCGGTGGCAAACTTCGTCGGCCCATTCATTGCCCGCTCACTCGGCTGA
- a CDS encoding DUF3473 domain-containing protein: MASPAPAISEEKPVEQSSAIINAMTVDVEDYFHVGAFENDISRDDWDNLPCRVDRNTRKTLELFDNYGVKATYFVLGWVCQRYPELIREIHNQGHEVASHSIGHHRVTDLSRKEFVEDITKSKKLLEDTIGAAVIGYRAPSFSIGERNIWALDCLKEAGYLYSSSIYPIRHDHYGMPNAPRFAFKPINGSDFLEMPVTTFEVMNKKFPCGGGGYFRLLPYGLSKMAMDRVNNRDQQACIFYFHPWEIDPDQPRQEQAGFKSRFRHYTNLEVMESKIEQLLLDFKWGRMDDIFLKGNV; this comes from the coding sequence ATGGCCTCACCAGCGCCGGCTATATCAGAAGAAAAACCAGTAGAACAATCATCTGCCATTATCAACGCCATGACCGTTGATGTGGAGGATTATTTCCATGTTGGCGCTTTTGAAAATGATATTTCCAGGGATGACTGGGATAATCTGCCATGCCGGGTTGACAGAAATACAAGAAAAACCCTTGAGCTGTTTGATAATTATGGCGTTAAAGCAACCTATTTTGTGCTGGGATGGGTGTGTCAGCGGTATCCGGAGCTGATCAGGGAAATTCATAATCAGGGTCATGAAGTGGCCAGTCACAGCATTGGTCATCACCGTGTGACAGATCTTTCCCGCAAGGAATTTGTTGAGGATATTACAAAGTCAAAAAAACTGCTTGAAGATACAATCGGTGCGGCTGTTATAGGCTATCGTGCACCAAGCTTTTCAATCGGCGAGCGTAATATCTGGGCACTGGATTGCCTGAAGGAAGCGGGCTATCTTTACAGTTCAAGTATTTACCCGATCCGTCACGATCATTATGGTATGCCGAATGCGCCACGGTTTGCTTTTAAGCCGATTAACGGCAGTGATTTTCTGGAAATGCCTGTGACCACATTCGAGGTCATGAATAAGAAATTCCCCTGTGGCGGTGGCGGGTATTTCCGGCTATTGCCCTATGGCCTTTCAAAAATGGCTATGGACAGGGTCAATAATCGTGATCAACAGGCCTGTATATTTTATTTTCACCCGTGGGAAATTGACCCGGACCAGCCAAGACAGGAGCAGGCCGGTTTCAAATCCAGATTTCGTCATTATACAAACCTTGAAGTAATGGAAAGCAAGATTGAACAATTGCTTCTTGATTTCAAATGGGGACGAATGGACGATATTTTTCTTAAAGGCAATGTATAA
- a CDS encoding XrtA-associated ATPase has protein sequence MYSEFYNLTGKPFQLTPDPNFYFDSSTHHKAMAYLSYGISQGEGFIIITGEIGSGKTTLVGRLLQSLDPAEFVTAKIVTSQLDADNILKMVAAAFGIDIKVTDKAIMITEIEKFLRHNNKMGKTTLLLIDEAQNLTTQALEELRMLSNFQEGNKALLQSFLVGQPEFRDKWAFDPALEQLRQRVIATHHLSPMTAEETKEYIEHRLSLVNWQGNPAFSEDGHAEIYKYSGGVPRKLNTLCTRLLLFGAIEELDVIDGEVVKEVLEDMEQDNYAASASARLAQNGTLGSNGNSNGSYNNGAQINISEEAIEEAKEAGLTASAELIKLRKRVVRLEKNIKIHDRTIKGTIGIVEDLLDA, from the coding sequence ATGTACTCAGAATTTTATAATTTAACTGGTAAGCCGTTTCAGCTAACGCCTGATCCAAACTTTTATTTTGACAGCAGCACGCACCATAAAGCGATGGCTTATCTGTCCTATGGTATCAGTCAGGGTGAGGGGTTCATTATCATTACCGGTGAAATCGGGTCGGGTAAAACAACCCTGGTCGGGCGGCTTTTGCAAAGCCTGGATCCAGCCGAATTTGTCACGGCAAAAATTGTGACATCTCAACTTGATGCGGATAATATTCTGAAAATGGTGGCTGCCGCCTTTGGCATTGACATTAAAGTTACGGATAAAGCCATTATGATTACTGAAATTGAAAAATTTCTGCGTCACAATAATAAAATGGGGAAAACCACGCTGCTTCTTATTGATGAAGCACAGAATCTGACGACACAGGCCCTTGAAGAGCTTCGTATGCTGTCCAATTTTCAGGAAGGCAATAAAGCGCTCCTGCAGAGCTTTCTGGTTGGTCAGCCTGAATTTCGTGATAAATGGGCGTTCGACCCGGCACTGGAACAGTTGCGCCAGCGGGTGATTGCCACCCATCATCTGTCACCAATGACAGCCGAGGAAACCAAAGAATATATTGAACACCGTCTCAGTCTGGTTAACTGGCAGGGAAACCCTGCATTTTCAGAAGATGGACACGCAGAAATATATAAATATTCCGGCGGCGTTCCCCGTAAACTGAATACACTCTGTACCCGTCTGTTGCTTTTTGGGGCAATAGAGGAACTGGACGTTATTGACGGGGAAGTGGTTAAAGAAGTGCTTGAGGATATGGAGCAGGATAATTATGCCGCTTCTGCAAGTGCGCGACTGGCCCAGAACGGCACGCTTGGATCAAACGGGAACAGCAACGGATCCTATAATAACGGTGCCCAAATCAATATTTCTGAAGAAGCGATCGAAGAAGCCAAGGAAGCAGGACTGACAGCGTCTGCCGAGCTGATTAAGCTTAGAAAACGGGTCGTTCGTCTTGAAAAGAATATCAAAATTCATGACAGGACCATTAAAGGGACCATCGGAATAGTTGAAGATTTGCTAGACGCTTAA
- a CDS encoding TIGR03016 family PEP-CTERM system-associated outer membrane protein, with amino-acid sequence MKNKVGTAIVTAAIGALGSTSTSFAADWQITPYLNVAEIYTDDVNLDAAFAQSDFVTQTTVGTRIDTTGPRFNLNLDYGLTHLFYPSLSGDKDEFRHNLQATAGSELVRDFVFIDFNASMTEQFIDRRAAFSTVSLARTTNRGTLSIIDVSPYTVNRINGNFATLTNRYRYSYIDLSRNITLTGVDLGESSAQFHEVSSTLASGTRFTKFTWSWANSFRRERGSNTTDNDIYTSLASGDYQWTRQIAFIGQVGFLKRNSDFAGGTFSGVIWRAGGRLTPGPRTVLTATYGKEFYGNTFNFSGSYRLTDRIDLTVNYFDRYSSFQDIALNNVINGDNNPSVPVQQDVINNNFNRQKQWNAGIVGVRGRSTIGVSASYSKNTSNDVASTYIRRAIGIDWTRRLSPRLSFNAAANLMEDDFFTDPGKDVFIAYSGRFDYTISQNITGTIEYIHTKRNQLFFNYVPRMSNYVSVAIGVTF; translated from the coding sequence ATGAAAAATAAAGTCGGAACAGCCATAGTAACAGCGGCAATAGGAGCCCTTGGGAGCACTTCAACATCATTTGCGGCAGACTGGCAAATTACGCCTTATCTTAACGTTGCCGAGATTTATACGGATGACGTTAATCTTGATGCTGCGTTTGCGCAAAGTGACTTTGTGACCCAGACCACTGTCGGTACCAGAATTGATACGACAGGCCCAAGGTTCAACCTTAATCTGGATTATGGGCTTACCCATCTGTTTTATCCGAGCCTGTCGGGTGATAAGGATGAGTTCCGTCATAACCTACAGGCGACGGCAGGGTCCGAACTGGTCCGTGATTTTGTTTTTATTGATTTTAATGCGTCGATGACTGAACAGTTTATTGACCGTAGAGCGGCTTTCTCCACAGTCAGCCTTGCCCGGACAACAAACAGGGGTACTTTATCGATTATTGATGTTTCTCCATATACGGTAAACAGAATTAACGGTAATTTTGCCACTCTGACAAACAGATACAGATATAGTTATATTGATCTTTCACGGAACATAACCCTTACCGGTGTTGATCTTGGTGAATCATCCGCCCAGTTTCATGAAGTGTCCTCAACATTGGCCAGTGGCACCAGATTTACAAAATTCACCTGGAGTTGGGCCAACTCTTTCCGTCGTGAGAGAGGTAGTAATACAACGGACAATGATATCTATACTTCATTGGCCAGTGGTGATTATCAGTGGACAAGACAGATTGCCTTTATCGGTCAGGTCGGTTTTCTTAAGCGGAATTCGGACTTTGCCGGCGGGACGTTTTCCGGTGTCATCTGGCGTGCTGGTGGTCGATTGACACCAGGGCCAAGAACCGTACTTACCGCGACTTATGGTAAAGAGTTTTACGGAAATACATTCAATTTTTCAGGAAGCTATCGTCTGACAGACAGAATTGATCTTACTGTGAACTATTTTGACCGGTACAGCTCATTTCAGGATATTGCCCTTAACAACGTAATAAACGGGGATAATAACCCGTCTGTTCCCGTTCAGCAGGACGTTATTAACAATAACTTTAACAGGCAAAAGCAGTGGAATGCCGGTATTGTCGGTGTTAGAGGACGTTCAACGATTGGTGTAAGTGCAAGCTACTCCAAAAATACATCCAACGATGTGGCTTCAACCTATATTCGCCGTGCTATCGGTATTGACTGGACAAGACGATTAAGCCCAAGATTATCATTTAACGCAGCGGCCAATCTGATGGAAGATGACTTTTTCACGGACCCTGGCAAGGACGTGTTTATCGCTTATAGCGGCAGATTTGATTATACCATTTCCCAGAATATAACAGGAACAATTGAGTATATTCATACAAAACGTAATCAGTTGTTTTTTAACTATGTTCCCCGCATGTCAAATTATGTTAGTGTCGCCATTGGTGTTACTTTCTAG
- a CDS encoding XrtA-associated tyrosine autokinase → MNVNEKKKTKESLVERAARKLADNKQAPDIQSQTKAANGELVKPASYSVRDNKVEPTLKREDTSRESLKEINPAIKIDHDRLNEKNILTLNNDNVLVAEEFRLIKRSLLINAFTGGENAIENGNIIMVTSSQPDEGKTYCALSLALSMAKEKDLNVLLVDADVAKPDVMNTVGVKGGKGLIDVIGDDSIDLAECILKTDIKNLSILPAGKKHSFTTELLASEKMGNLIDELAQRYHDRVIVIDSPPVLASSASSVLAMHVGQILFVVEADRTSEEEVKEALQLIKNCKNINLILNKAQIHTGNKRFGSYYGYGYNQ, encoded by the coding sequence ATGAACGTGAACGAAAAAAAGAAAACAAAGGAAAGCCTTGTTGAGCGTGCTGCAAGAAAACTTGCAGACAATAAACAGGCTCCTGACATTCAGTCTCAGACAAAAGCAGCGAATGGCGAACTTGTTAAACCGGCCAGTTACAGTGTTCGGGATAATAAGGTGGAACCTACATTGAAGCGTGAAGATACTTCCCGTGAAAGCTTGAAAGAGATCAATCCTGCAATCAAAATTGATCATGATCGGCTTAACGAGAAAAATATTCTGACCCTGAATAATGATAATGTGCTCGTTGCAGAGGAATTTCGTCTGATTAAAAGAAGCCTTCTGATCAATGCATTTACGGGTGGTGAAAATGCTATCGAAAACGGCAATATTATTATGGTGACCAGTTCGCAGCCAGATGAAGGGAAAACATATTGCGCCCTAAGTCTTGCGCTGAGTATGGCAAAGGAAAAAGACCTTAATGTGCTTCTGGTTGATGCTGATGTTGCCAAACCGGATGTTATGAACACGGTCGGGGTTAAAGGTGGTAAAGGCCTGATAGATGTTATCGGAGATGACAGTATTGATCTTGCCGAATGCATTTTGAAAACCGACATTAAGAATTTGAGCATTCTGCCGGCTGGTAAGAAACATTCCTTTACGACAGAGCTTCTGGCCAGTGAAAAAATGGGTAATCTGATTGATGAACTTGCCCAGCGCTATCATGACCGTGTTATCGTCATTGACAGTCCGCCTGTTCTGGCAAGCAGTGCATCATCCGTGTTGGCGATGCATGTGGGACAGATTTTATTTGTTGTTGAAGCTGACAGAACTTCTGAAGAGGAAGTCAAGGAAGCGCTGCAGTTGATCAAAAATTGTAAAAATATTAATCTGATTCTCAATAAGGCTCAGATCCATACCGGAAATAAGAGATTTGGTTCATATTACGGTTACGGGTATAATCAATAA
- a CDS encoding GNVR domain-containing protein: MNEIYTQFISILYGIWRNRKVALAIAWGVSILGWLYVSQIPNQYESKARLHFDSDRVLTPLMSDLTVNNNIYNQILGMRETLLGLDNVKKVILGTNIKNLVSPTGELTDDQLNGMVREIANNFKIEPESTTLFSMSYASENPVFAHGVVQGFLDAFMGGQLIDSSSELSGAMSFIEKQLSDLEVKLEAAEKRRSEFEQANMSFLSTSGQSYMQSLSAARQEVTDVQLQIDELKSQKDQIIQYRDELPPFVSSFGAGPISGAQRVTIETRIASMVTQLDELYVKGYKEQHPDVVILQNQIKALQDQLVEEKEGLAKAMNDGDTSALSSMDGLRPNPLFDQLSIKLVDIDGEMARLDARKAQREAVVSNLLALSQRVPEVEAEATRLNRDYDILRDNYNTLLSKREETRMSQVLEDTSQGINYSLIEPATMPTSPASPNRLFLVVVSMVVGIIAGCGVAFIMNQFHSTFSSEQKLRDVFNLPVLGSVSAILSKQDEILRKRSMVASSVMFGGLFVAGVFVYIVLERMNASVV; encoded by the coding sequence ATGAACGAAATTTATACTCAGTTTATATCAATCTTGTACGGGATTTGGCGCAACAGAAAAGTTGCACTTGCTATAGCATGGGGAGTGTCAATTTTAGGTTGGCTATATGTATCGCAAATTCCAAACCAGTATGAATCAAAAGCCAGACTGCATTTTGACTCTGACCGTGTGCTTACGCCTCTGATGTCAGATCTGACAGTCAATAACAATATTTACAATCAGATTCTGGGTATGCGTGAGACGCTTCTTGGACTTGATAATGTAAAGAAGGTTATCCTGGGTACAAATATCAAAAATCTTGTCAGCCCGACCGGTGAACTTACAGATGACCAGCTTAATGGCATGGTCAGGGAAATTGCCAACAACTTCAAGATTGAACCCGAATCAACAACCCTGTTCAGCATGTCTTATGCAAGCGAAAATCCTGTTTTTGCACATGGTGTCGTTCAGGGCTTCCTTGATGCGTTTATGGGCGGTCAGCTTATTGACAGTTCCAGCGAACTGTCAGGAGCTATGTCATTCATTGAGAAGCAGCTCAGTGATCTTGAAGTGAAACTGGAAGCAGCGGAAAAAAGACGTTCCGAATTTGAACAGGCCAATATGTCCTTCCTGTCCACTTCCGGTCAGTCATATATGCAAAGCCTGAGTGCTGCCAGACAGGAAGTCACCGATGTTCAGTTGCAGATAGACGAACTGAAAAGTCAAAAAGATCAGATCATTCAGTATCGTGATGAACTGCCGCCATTTGTTTCATCCTTTGGTGCAGGACCGATCAGCGGTGCCCAGCGCGTAACGATTGAAACCAGAATTGCGTCAATGGTTACACAGCTGGATGAGCTTTATGTCAAAGGATATAAAGAACAGCATCCTGATGTTGTCATCCTGCAAAATCAGATCAAGGCGCTGCAGGATCAGCTTGTTGAGGAAAAAGAAGGTCTTGCAAAAGCGATGAATGACGGTGATACATCTGCCCTTTCATCAATGGATGGCTTAAGACCAAACCCGCTGTTTGACCAGCTCAGTATTAAACTTGTTGATATTGATGGTGAAATGGCCAGACTTGATGCCCGTAAAGCTCAGCGGGAAGCCGTTGTAAGCAATCTATTGGCGCTTTCACAGCGTGTGCCTGAAGTTGAGGCAGAAGCGACAAGACTTAACCGTGATTATGATATTTTGAGAGACAATTATAATACGCTTCTCAGCAAACGTGAAGAAACACGTATGTCACAGGTTCTTGAAGATACCTCACAGGGCATTAATTATAGCCTGATTGAACCTGCGACAATGCCAACGTCGCCTGCCAGCCCGAACCGTCTGTTCCTGGTGGTTGTCAGTATGGTGGTTGGCATTATTGCCGGATGTGGTGTGGCGTTCATTATGAACCAGTTCCACAGCACTTTCTCTTCCGAACAGAAACTGCGTGATGTCTTTAATCTGCCGGTTCTGGGAAGTGTCTCTGCGATTTTATCTAAGCAGGATGAAATTCTGCGTAAACGTAGCATGGTCGCGTCCTCTGTCATGTTTGGAGGACTGTTCGTTGCTGGTGTCTTTGTTTACATAGTTCTTGAACGAATGAACGCTAGTGTAGTTTAA
- a CDS encoding polysaccharide export protein: protein MQSLLKNMNNTAANVAKICLSLCMFVVAGCGGGGSGELPSAQFVTANEGPGPQYIVGPLDTLEIFVWRNPELSRPVTVRPDGRFSMPLIDDMPATGKTPTQLARDIEARLDQYLQSPIVTVLVSGFQGPFAQQVRVVGSATAPQAIPYQANMTLLDVMIAVGGLTEFAAGNRSTLARVENNSQREYTVRLDDLLKDGDVSANVKIEPGDVIIVPESFF, encoded by the coding sequence GTGCAAAGCCTTTTGAAAAATATGAATAACACAGCAGCAAATGTTGCTAAGATTTGTCTATCTCTTTGTATGTTTGTTGTCGCCGGATGTGGTGGGGGAGGCTCAGGTGAACTTCCGTCAGCTCAGTTTGTGACGGCTAATGAAGGTCCTGGTCCACAGTATATTGTCGGCCCGCTAGACACACTTGAAATTTTCGTATGGAGAAACCCGGAGCTATCAAGACCGGTTACTGTCCGTCCGGATGGCCGCTTCTCAATGCCATTGATTGATGATATGCCTGCTACAGGGAAAACACCAACACAATTGGCCCGTGATATTGAAGCACGTCTTGATCAATATCTGCAAAGCCCGATTGTGACTGTTCTGGTCAGCGGCTTTCAGGGACCATTCGCACAACAGGTACGTGTTGTCGGTTCTGCGACTGCTCCTCAGGCAATACCGTATCAGGCAAATATGACTCTACTTGATGTTATGATTGCTGTCGGTGGACTAACAGAATTTGCCGCAGGGAACAGATCAACACTCGCACGTGTCGAAAATAACAGCCAGAGAGAATATACAGTTCGTCTTGATGACCTTCTTAAAGATGGTGATGTATCAGCGAACGTTAAAATTGAACCAGGTGACGTTATCATCGTTCCTGAAAGCTTCTTTTAG
- the wecB gene encoding UDP-N-acetylglucosamine 2-epimerase (non-hydrolyzing), whose product MPHNIHLIAAARPNFMKIAPLYHALADQDWCKVSIIHTGQHYDANMSDDIFADLMLPEPHFHLGVGGGTHAEQVGKVMMAYEDICMNVERPDLLIVVGDVNSTAACAMVAAKLHIKVAHLEAGLRSGDRLMPEEINRLVTDAICDYLWTPSPDADENLRHEGHPESRIIRVGNIMMDSFELLRDKIDAENAPAKYGLEPKTYGVVTLHRPSNVDNPGILKKLVDGLVENSKKVKLIFAVHPRTKKNLIANKLWNDFQMHENLILIEPISYVPFMSLVKSAKLAITDSGGIQEETTYLDIPCLTLRDNTERPITVTEGTNKLIKPEALSENVDKVLSGDWIHGTKPDKWDGNTANRIRDIIYNLLN is encoded by the coding sequence ATGCCTCATAACATCCATCTCATCGCGGCGGCGCGGCCTAATTTTATGAAAATTGCCCCACTCTATCATGCGCTTGCCGATCAGGACTGGTGCAAGGTCAGCATTATACACACAGGGCAGCATTATGATGCCAATATGTCCGATGATATATTCGCCGATCTTATGTTGCCTGAGCCGCACTTTCACCTGGGCGTCGGGGGTGGCACTCATGCGGAGCAGGTCGGCAAAGTGATGATGGCGTACGAAGATATCTGTATGAATGTTGAAAGACCAGATCTGCTGATTGTGGTGGGTGATGTAAATTCGACAGCCGCCTGCGCAATGGTGGCAGCAAAGCTGCATATAAAGGTTGCCCATCTGGAAGCGGGACTGCGTAGTGGTGACCGCTTAATGCCGGAAGAAATAAACCGCTTGGTGACCGATGCCATTTGTGATTATTTATGGACCCCTTCCCCCGATGCTGATGAAAATTTAAGACACGAAGGTCATCCGGAAAGCCGGATTATCAGGGTCGGTAATATTATGATGGATTCATTTGAACTGCTGCGTGATAAAATCGATGCTGAAAATGCGCCGGCGAAATATGGTCTCGAACCAAAAACATATGGGGTAGTTACCCTTCACCGTCCATCCAATGTTGATAATCCTGGCATACTTAAAAAACTGGTTGATGGTTTGGTTGAAAATTCTAAGAAAGTAAAACTGATTTTTGCTGTTCATCCAAGAACGAAAAAAAATCTAATTGCTAATAAATTATGGAATGATTTTCAGATGCATGAAAATCTGATCCTGATTGAACCGATCAGTTATGTTCCCTTTATGAGCCTGGTAAAATCGGCAAAACTCGCCATAACAGATTCAGGCGGCATTCAGGAAGAAACAACCTATCTTGATATTCCCTGCCTGACTTTGCGGGATAATACAGAACGTCCAATCACGGTCACAGAGGGAACCAACAAACTGATCAAACCTGAAGCACTGTCAGAAAATGTGGACAAAGTCCTTTCCGGTGACTGGATACACGGAACCAAACCCGATAAATGGGACGGAAATACGGCCAATCGTATCAGGGACATCATTTACAATTTATTAAATTGA
- a CDS encoding YdcF family protein, translating into MAIDNLISRGIWIILQPGNFLILLLITGLFLVRLSHIKQSYRTVGIGLIGTATILLTVIGFSNLSSWVMWPLECRMDDFRNKLDQQPYAGIIVLAGSEKPSISTASGQPTLNHGGERLFAAAYLARKYPTLPIIHSGGTRFADNDMSENDVAKLFFEQEAIDISRLRFDSKSYNTSTNAIESKALIKPGETGKWLLVTSAFHMPRAVGAFQKAGINFQPYPVDYKSTLKYDGLFEFSFSENMMRFDLAIHEYIGLFAYYITGRSSSFFPSMP; encoded by the coding sequence GTGGCAATCGATAACCTGATTTCAAGAGGCATATGGATCATATTACAGCCAGGCAATTTTCTGATCCTGTTGTTGATAACCGGACTTTTTCTTGTTCGGCTCAGCCACATTAAGCAAAGCTATCGAACTGTAGGAATAGGTTTAATCGGTACAGCAACAATTTTGCTCACTGTTATCGGCTTTTCAAATTTATCAAGCTGGGTCATGTGGCCGCTGGAATGCCGGATGGATGATTTTCGCAACAAACTGGATCAGCAGCCCTATGCCGGCATTATTGTCCTTGCCGGCTCTGAAAAACCATCCATCAGTACAGCATCCGGACAGCCAACCTTAAATCACGGCGGCGAAAGGTTATTCGCCGCTGCCTATCTTGCCAGAAAATATCCCACTCTACCCATCATCCATAGCGGCGGTACTCGCTTCGCAGACAATGACATGAGTGAAAATGATGTCGCAAAATTATTTTTTGAGCAGGAAGCAATTGATATTTCTCGACTAAGGTTTGACAGTAAATCCTATAACACCAGCACCAATGCCATAGAAAGCAAAGCCCTTATAAAACCGGGAGAAACCGGTAAATGGCTACTGGTGACCAGTGCTTTTCATATGCCCCGCGCCGTTGGTGCCTTCCAAAAAGCGGGCATAAATTTTCAACCTTATCCGGTAGATTATAAATCGACGCTTAAATATGATGGGTTATTTGAATTTAGTTTTTCAGAAAATATGATGCGATTTGATCTGGCTATACATGAATATATTGGGCTTTTTGCCTATTATATTACAGGACGCTCAAGCAGCTTTTTTCCGTCCATGCCATAA